In Leptodesmis sichuanensis A121, the following are encoded in one genomic region:
- a CDS encoding barstar family protein, protein MAALTGDRPPGLYRVPPPIERDALARLCQNYNLQLICLDGEKITTKTEFLQAAAQALQFPDYFGYNWDAFEDCLTDWDRLTGKGAILLYTQPENFAKANPKDWSTLVAILHSTVADWLKGNLSLYVLFVTTSSLLGEVEVL, encoded by the coding sequence ATGGCTGCCCTTACTGGCGATCGCCCTCCTGGCCTGTATCGTGTCCCACCCCCTATTGAGCGAGATGCTCTGGCAAGGCTCTGTCAGAACTATAATTTGCAACTAATCTGCCTGGACGGGGAAAAAATCACCACTAAGACAGAATTTTTGCAAGCGGCGGCTCAAGCCCTCCAGTTTCCAGATTATTTTGGCTATAACTGGGATGCCTTCGAAGATTGCCTGACAGATTGGGATCGATTAACCGGTAAAGGAGCCATCTTGCTTTATACCCAGCCGGAAAACTTTGCCAAAGCCAACCCTAAAGATTGGAGTACGTTAGTAGCAATTTTGCACTCCACTGTTGCAGACTGGCTGAAGGGCAATCTGTCCCTCTACGTATTATTTGTAACCACAAGTTCGCTGTTGGGTGAGGTGGAAGTTCTATAA
- a CDS encoding glycoside hydrolase family 10 protein: MPIVKIIQNTFLKRATLAASSLLPQDKISVTAGQTFDVQYAFRVGNHCFVELTKPVSGFGKLGYFYLPHVQVAMQELRAAWLTLTDSTVLTSRGNLQQGLQALSQLGFNTVYPNVWSRGFTLYPSPIAQDFIGSAVIPDANFNQRDMLAELIEVAKPFKFRVIPWFEYGLKAPPNAPIVTRNRHLVTADQQGNLIQNGMAWLNPTHPEVQQFIIDLVKDVATRYEIAGVQLDDNFGLPVELGYDSFTRALYRQDNQEQLMPLNPRDPVRLQWLTDKVTALFRRIFRAVKTQKPCLISLSPNPLDFVRRNYAVDWRLWEQEGLIEELALQVYRDNLSTFIGEIDKAEVVDARFHIPTAIGILAGLQSKPVSFNQLREQVQATRQRQFAGASCFFYETLFYETLSPTKIPRNRADLQSLFPIQPT; encoded by the coding sequence ATGCCCATTGTCAAGATTATTCAAAATACATTTTTGAAGAGAGCGACGCTGGCAGCGAGCAGCTTGTTACCCCAGGACAAGATTAGTGTGACGGCTGGACAAACGTTTGACGTGCAGTATGCCTTCCGGGTGGGGAATCACTGCTTTGTCGAATTAACGAAGCCTGTGAGTGGATTCGGTAAGCTGGGATATTTTTATCTGCCTCATGTGCAGGTAGCGATGCAAGAATTACGGGCTGCCTGGTTAACCCTGACTGACAGTACCGTGCTTACCTCCCGCGGCAATCTGCAGCAAGGGTTACAGGCTCTGAGCCAGTTAGGATTCAACACCGTTTATCCAAATGTATGGAGTCGAGGGTTTACGCTCTATCCCAGCCCGATCGCGCAGGACTTTATCGGTTCAGCCGTGATCCCGGATGCCAATTTTAACCAGCGGGATATGCTGGCGGAACTGATTGAAGTCGCGAAACCATTCAAATTTCGGGTCATTCCCTGGTTTGAGTATGGGCTGAAGGCTCCTCCCAATGCGCCGATCGTGACCCGCAATCGCCATCTGGTCACCGCCGATCAGCAGGGAAACTTGATTCAGAACGGGATGGCCTGGCTGAATCCGACGCATCCAGAAGTGCAGCAATTCATCATTGACCTGGTGAAAGATGTGGCCACTCGCTATGAAATTGCTGGCGTTCAGTTAGATGATAACTTTGGTTTACCCGTTGAGTTAGGCTATGACTCCTTTACCAGAGCACTGTATCGGCAGGACAATCAAGAGCAACTGATGCCACTCAATCCTCGTGATCCGGTGCGCTTGCAATGGCTGACGGACAAAGTGACGGCCCTGTTCAGGCGCATCTTTAGAGCGGTTAAAACTCAAAAACCCTGCCTAATTTCCCTTTCTCCCAATCCGTTAGACTTTGTACGGCGCAACTATGCCGTTGATTGGCGACTGTGGGAACAGGAAGGATTGATCGAAGAATTAGCATTACAGGTTTATCGGGACAACCTCTCCACTTTTATCGGTGAAATTGATAAGGCTGAAGTTGTTGATGCTCGATTTCATATTCCCACTGCGATCGGCATTCTCGCTGGATTACAAAGCAAGCCAGTCAGTTTCAATCAGCTACGGGAGCAGGTGCAAGCCACCCGGCAGAGACAATTTGCAGGGGCTTCATGCTTTTTCTATGAAACGCTATTTTATGAAACCCTATCTCCCACCAAAATTCCCCGCAATCGAGCCGATTTGCAATCCCTCTTCCCCATCCAACCAACTTAG
- a CDS encoding prenyltransferase/squalene oxidase repeat-containing protein, with protein sequence MSNLQMNNILKRTVQYLSSKQCANGGFCVYKTEYLEEPNPTDTFFAVSSFQLLGEVIPNRDRVLSYLRQALTNLKKQFPLSTDTQSNIHNTFAFNYLYFPFYTLNRMGCLYLDEFWRDVLNRLEILLPEEVYANESGATQQWLLRKVRTKKFAGEIPNHQQVIDFILDLQNDGGFGVKPNLIDTYWSVALLKEMDYDLTQMDSTRQFIQRLQTPQSGFTLTEDGLMTSLEVIYAGVFASLILHMEIPYIEAALQFVQMCQMDRGGFARMPVGLPDIESTYRALKVLKTCTN encoded by the coding sequence ATGTCAAATTTGCAAATGAATAATATTCTCAAACGCACTGTTCAATATTTGAGTAGTAAACAGTGTGCCAACGGGGGATTCTGTGTTTATAAAACAGAATATCTGGAGGAACCCAATCCTACAGACACATTTTTTGCGGTGTCATCTTTTCAACTGTTGGGAGAAGTCATCCCCAACCGCGATCGGGTATTAAGCTACCTCCGTCAGGCTTTGACTAATCTTAAAAAACAATTTCCGCTATCAACAGATACCCAATCCAACATTCATAATACCTTTGCCTTTAACTATCTGTACTTCCCCTTCTATACGCTGAATCGTATGGGTTGTCTGTATTTGGATGAATTCTGGCGAGATGTTCTAAACCGTTTAGAAATTCTATTACCAGAAGAGGTTTATGCCAATGAATCGGGTGCTACTCAGCAATGGCTCCTACGAAAGGTGAGAACCAAAAAATTCGCTGGTGAGATTCCAAATCATCAGCAAGTCATCGACTTTATTCTGGATTTGCAAAACGATGGTGGTTTTGGTGTCAAACCAAATCTGATTGATACCTATTGGAGCGTAGCTCTGCTAAAAGAAATGGATTATGACCTGACTCAGATGGATAGCACTCGCCAATTTATTCAACGGCTTCAGACCCCTCAGTCCGGGTTTACCTTAACAGAAGACGGCCTCATGACTAGCCTGGAAGTCATCTATGCTGGAGTTTTTGCCAGTCTTATATTACACATGGAAATTCCATACATTGAGGCTGCCCTGCAATTTGTGCAAATGTGTCAGATGGATCGGGGCGGCTTTGCTCGGATGCCTGTAGGACTCCCTGACATTGAAAGTACTTACCGGGCGTTAAAAGTCTTAAAAACTTGTACAAATTAG
- a CDS encoding IS982 family transposase, whose product MFTIEEFIIAVFCCVDDLLKAITQGQPIRAKGFAPALSDSEVMTMEIVAEYQGIDTDQAIWRYFRRHWLEWFPGLGSRSAFVRQAANLWQYKQRLQQHLSTELGAFADEVHLVDGIPIPLCGFSRAPECRSFKGIAAYGYCAAKKQFYYGFHGHLLISATGVITGFSLTPANGSEREALWDMVQTIHGWLIGDKGYLSAALQQELRAVGIELETALRSNMQDTREPAWVALLQRIRRLIETVIGQLVERFSIEKVWARDLWHLTSRINRKLLAHTVCRWLNRHSADPLQFDQLVSQ is encoded by the coding sequence ATGTTTACTATCGAAGAGTTTATCATTGCAGTTTTTTGCTGTGTGGATGATTTGCTGAAGGCAATCACTCAAGGGCAACCCATCCGAGCCAAAGGATTTGCCCCTGCCTTGTCCGACAGTGAGGTAATGACGATGGAAATTGTGGCAGAGTACCAAGGGATTGATACAGACCAGGCAATTTGGCGCTATTTCCGTCGGCACTGGTTGGAGTGGTTTCCTGGCTTGGGCAGTCGTTCTGCCTTTGTCCGTCAGGCTGCAAACCTCTGGCAGTACAAGCAACGACTCCAGCAGCACCTGTCCACTGAGTTAGGGGCTTTTGCCGATGAGGTGCATCTGGTCGATGGCATTCCTATCCCGTTGTGTGGGTTTAGTCGTGCCCCGGAGTGTCGCAGTTTCAAGGGGATTGCTGCTTACGGTTACTGCGCGGCTAAAAAGCAGTTCTATTATGGCTTTCATGGTCATTTGCTCATCAGTGCGACAGGGGTGATTACAGGGTTTAGCCTCACCCCAGCCAATGGCAGTGAACGCGAGGCATTGTGGGACATGGTGCAGACGATTCATGGTTGGCTCATTGGCGACAAAGGTTACCTCTCTGCCGCTCTCCAGCAAGAGCTTCGAGCTGTGGGGATTGAACTAGAAACTGCCCTGCGCTCCAATATGCAGGATACTCGTGAGCCTGCTTGGGTGGCGTTACTCCAACGAATTAGACGACTGATTGAAACGGTGATTGGGCAATTAGTCGAACGCTTCTCAATTGAGAAGGTCTGGGCACGAGATTTATGGCATTTGACCAGTCGCATCAATCGCAAGCTTCTAGCTCATACCGTTTGTCGATGGCTCAACCGTCACAGTGCTGACCCCTTGCAGTTCGACCAGCTTGTGTCACAGTAG
- a CDS encoding PadR family transcriptional regulator: MALAHALMTLLVDYPQSGYDLTKKFEGTVGYFWKATHQQIYKELAKLEKDGWLSSEVVPQEGRPDKKLYRVTDLGKQELIAWVLKPTETMPIREELLVKTSVAYLASPSAMVAEIQRHRQIHKERLQEYHQIEQQFFQNWQELAPEWHCRYLALRRGIRYELDYIGWCDEAIHVLSNLPATGAQLQLEDCLFDEEAKDDGIHSPDL, from the coding sequence ATGGCCCTTGCCCACGCACTCATGACCCTATTAGTGGACTACCCCCAGAGCGGTTATGACCTGACTAAAAAGTTTGAGGGGACGGTGGGCTACTTCTGGAAAGCCACCCACCAGCAAATTTATAAAGAGTTAGCCAAACTGGAAAAGGATGGCTGGCTCAGTTCTGAAGTGGTTCCCCAGGAAGGCCGTCCTGACAAGAAGCTATATCGTGTGACCGACCTGGGTAAACAGGAGTTGATTGCATGGGTACTCAAACCAACCGAAACCATGCCCATTCGGGAAGAGCTTCTGGTAAAAACGTCCGTGGCTTACCTGGCCTCTCCATCGGCAATGGTGGCAGAAATTCAACGGCACCGTCAGATCCACAAAGAACGGCTGCAAGAATACCACCAGATCGAACAGCAATTCTTCCAAAACTGGCAGGAATTGGCTCCCGAATGGCACTGCCGCTACCTGGCTCTGCGCCGAGGAATTCGCTACGAACTGGACTACATCGGCTGGTGTGATGAAGCCATTCATGTCTTGAGTAATTTACCTGCTACAGGTGCCCAACTACAACTAGAAGACTGCCTATTTGACGAGGAGGCAAAGGATGATGGGATACACTCACCTGATCTCTGA
- a CDS encoding anhydro-N-acetylmuramic acid kinase, producing the protein MRVIGLISGTSVDGIDAALVEISGFTEDLQVNLLAGSTFPYPTVLREKILAVCSGAALSMVELADLDDAIAEQFAQAALAIQQEQPHAALIGSHGQTVFHRPPSTHHSKFIIQNSPASLGYSLQLGRGDLIADRTGILTVSNFRAADIAAGGQGAPLVPKLDACLLSRPDQSCCVQNIGGIGNVTYLPARKEDSWEASVIGWDTGPGNSLLDLAVHQLTNGAQTYDRNGEWAATGYPCQPLVNQWLQQDFFHQPPPKSTGRELFGMDYLQQCLRDCQQHQVTQPADILATLTELTVASIAHSYRSCLPQMPDQVLLCGGGSKNQYLKQRLQALLGAIPVKTTDEVGLNADFKEAIAFAVLAYWRIHHIPGNLPAVTGARQAVLLGEIHPVVELPVRYPVSGSGQPMRDSMNYH; encoded by the coding sequence ATGCGTGTAATTGGTCTCATCAGTGGTACGTCCGTCGATGGTATTGATGCCGCCCTGGTTGAAATTTCTGGGTTTACCGAGGATTTGCAGGTTAATTTACTGGCAGGCAGCACCTTTCCCTATCCAACCGTGTTGCGCGAGAAAATTTTGGCTGTCTGTAGTGGGGCGGCTCTGTCGATGGTAGAACTGGCTGATTTGGATGATGCGATCGCCGAGCAATTTGCCCAGGCTGCTCTAGCTATTCAACAGGAACAACCCCATGCTGCCTTGATTGGCTCCCACGGCCAAACCGTCTTCCACCGCCCCCCTTCAACTCATCATTCAAAATTCATCATTCAAAATTCTCCTGCTTCCCTGGGCTACAGTTTGCAACTGGGACGAGGGGATCTGATCGCCGATCGCACAGGCATCCTGACTGTGAGTAATTTTCGGGCGGCAGATATTGCGGCGGGAGGACAGGGTGCGCCTCTGGTGCCGAAGTTGGATGCCTGTCTACTCAGTCGTCCTGACCAGTCTTGCTGTGTGCAAAATATTGGCGGTATTGGCAATGTCACTTACTTACCTGCCAGAAAAGAAGATAGCTGGGAAGCGTCTGTCATCGGGTGGGATACTGGCCCTGGCAATAGCCTGCTCGATCTGGCCGTTCATCAGCTAACCAATGGCGCTCAAACCTACGATCGCAATGGCGAGTGGGCAGCGACCGGATACCCCTGTCAGCCGCTCGTGAATCAATGGCTCCAGCAAGACTTCTTTCATCAACCGCCCCCCAAATCCACCGGACGAGAACTGTTTGGGATGGATTACTTGCAGCAGTGTCTGCGCGATTGCCAGCAACATCAGGTCACTCAACCTGCTGACATTCTGGCTACCCTTACCGAGCTGACAGTTGCCTCCATTGCTCATAGCTACCGTTCTTGTTTGCCCCAAATGCCGGATCAAGTTTTACTCTGTGGCGGAGGCAGCAAAAATCAATACTTAAAACAACGCTTGCAGGCACTTTTAGGAGCAATTCCCGTCAAAACGACGGATGAGGTGGGGCTGAATGCCGATTTTAAAGAGGCGATCGCTTTTGCGGTACTGGCCTACTGGCGAATTCACCACATCCCAGGCAATCTACCCGCCGTTACAGGAGCGCGTCAGGCTGTTTTACTCGGAGAGATTCATCCAGTAGTAGAATTGCCCGTGCGCTACCCTGTTAGCGGCTCAGGTCAACCGATGCGTGATAGCATGAATTACCATTGA
- a CDS encoding ribonuclease domain-containing protein, whose protein sequence is MPLIHQGTRFLLATLTAFSVGATVAIPFPTPARTHSVGLTLARKPGSIPVVAITQLPGEVKTTIQLIQKGGPFPYRKDGTVFGNREQRLPFKPYGYYREYTVPTPGSRDRGARRIVTGQSQEYYYTGNHYQSFVRVKF, encoded by the coding sequence ATGCCCCTGATTCATCAAGGTACTCGCTTCCTGCTGGCCACCCTGACTGCTTTCAGTGTAGGCGCAACGGTTGCCATTCCCTTTCCGACTCCCGCTAGAACCCATAGCGTAGGGTTAACCCTGGCTCGTAAACCGGGATCAATCCCTGTCGTTGCCATCACTCAACTTCCGGGTGAAGTCAAAACGACGATCCAGTTGATTCAAAAAGGGGGGCCATTTCCCTATCGAAAAGATGGCACAGTTTTTGGTAATCGAGAACAACGATTACCCTTCAAACCCTATGGCTACTACCGCGAATACACTGTCCCCACTCCCGGTTCTCGCGATCGTGGCGCACGCCGTATTGTCACAGGCCAAAGTCAGGAATACTATTACACAGGCAACCATTACCAGAGTTTTGTCAGAGTCAAATTTTAA
- a CDS encoding carotenoid oxygenase family protein, giving the protein MTITLPSPQTRAWSQAVSQPGKEFEPTPLSILSGSIPTGLRGSLYRNGPARLQRNGRSVGHWFDGDGAVLGVHFTNSGATGVYRYVQTAGWQQESQAGHYIQAGYGMVPPGPWWTRLTQPVKNAANTSVLALPDKLLALWEGGEPHALTLDTLETLGLDDLGGLAGKPYSAHPKRDPATGEIFNFGVSVGAKTTLNLYRSDASGTLRQQGKAPLKGLELIHDCVLAGPYLIFCVPPIQFDLLPILARLQSFSDGMMWQPDQGTEIVVCDRTTLQVISRFHTDPWFQWHFGNGYELPDGSVVIHLVRYSDFQTNQRLKEVTSGQTHTIADGMLWELRLNPRSGQVLEMQQVCDRSCEFPVTPPDEMGQPSRYTYLSLHRQGTDTRTELYDAIARFDHQTGTLTEADLGSHHYPTEPIYVPDADQPGQSWILTVVYDGHTNTSEVWIFDADGLDREPVCRLALPQVIPPGFHGTWKPA; this is encoded by the coding sequence ATGACTATCACCCTCCCTTCCCCCCAAACTCGTGCCTGGTCTCAGGCCGTTTCTCAGCCAGGAAAAGAATTTGAGCCAACTCCGCTCTCGATTCTGTCCGGCAGCATTCCCACTGGTTTACGAGGTTCCCTATATCGCAATGGGCCTGCTCGATTACAGCGAAATGGGCGATCGGTGGGCCACTGGTTTGATGGCGATGGCGCAGTCTTAGGCGTGCATTTCACAAATTCAGGCGCTACAGGCGTTTATCGCTATGTACAAACAGCAGGTTGGCAGCAGGAATCTCAGGCAGGCCATTACATTCAGGCAGGATATGGTATGGTGCCCCCTGGCCCCTGGTGGACGCGGTTGACTCAGCCCGTGAAAAATGCGGCGAATACGTCCGTGTTGGCCTTGCCAGATAAACTGTTGGCACTCTGGGAAGGGGGAGAACCTCATGCCCTGACTCTGGACACTCTAGAAACGTTGGGGCTGGATGATTTAGGAGGATTGGCAGGAAAGCCCTATTCCGCCCATCCCAAGCGAGATCCGGCTACGGGAGAAATTTTCAACTTTGGGGTCAGCGTTGGAGCAAAAACCACCTTAAACCTGTACCGCAGTGATGCCAGTGGCACCTTACGTCAGCAAGGTAAGGCTCCTTTAAAAGGGTTGGAGTTGATTCATGACTGTGTGCTGGCAGGGCCTTATCTAATTTTCTGTGTTCCACCGATCCAGTTTGATCTGCTGCCGATCCTGGCACGGTTGCAGAGTTTTAGTGATGGCATGATGTGGCAGCCAGACCAGGGAACGGAGATTGTCGTGTGCGATCGCACGACGCTCCAAGTCATCAGTCGTTTTCACACCGATCCCTGGTTTCAGTGGCACTTCGGCAATGGCTATGAATTACCGGATGGGTCTGTGGTGATTCATCTGGTGCGCTACTCCGATTTCCAAACTAATCAGCGCTTAAAAGAAGTCACCTCTGGTCAAACCCATACGATAGCGGATGGTATGCTTTGGGAATTGCGTTTGAATCCCCGATCCGGCCAGGTACTGGAAATGCAACAGGTGTGCGATCGTTCCTGTGAGTTTCCCGTCACTCCCCCTGATGAAATGGGCCAACCGTCCCGTTATACCTACCTGAGTTTGCATCGCCAGGGTACGGATACACGCACAGAGCTTTACGATGCGATCGCCCGCTTCGACCATCAGACCGGAACGCTGACTGAGGCAGATCTCGGTTCCCATCATTACCCCACGGAACCCATTTATGTTCCAGATGCTGATCAACCAGGACAGAGTTGGATTCTCACCGTTGTTTATGACGGCCATACCAACACGAGTGAAGTCTGGATTTTTGATGCAGATGGCTTAGACCGTGAACCCGTTTGCCGTCTGGCCCTTCCTCAGGTTATTCCTCCAGGGTTTCATGGCACCTGGAAACCAGCGTAA
- a CDS encoding PhzF family phenazine biosynthesis protein, translating to MPPLPFWIVDVFAEKKYAGNQLAVFTQAGNLSTEQMQQIAREINFSETTFILSPELREGGYDVRIFTPAKELPFAGHPTLGTAFVLQQAILQQPVEQIMLNLKVGQIPVTLTYDDRVADILWMQQQPPEFGAVLSAAAIAPVLSLDLDDIDPRFPIQEVSTGVPFIIVPLQTLAALQRIKVNSEELARVVEPLQAKEIFVFCPETRDRANQFSARMFAPLLGIAEDPATGSANGCFAGYLVQHAYLGDGPVNVQVEQGYEMGRPSLLRLQAERRAGAIAVSVGGKVIPVARGEFMDE from the coding sequence ATGCCTCCCCTACCCTTCTGGATCGTCGATGTCTTTGCCGAGAAAAAATATGCCGGGAATCAACTGGCCGTCTTTACCCAGGCAGGCAACCTGTCTACCGAGCAGATGCAGCAGATTGCTAGGGAAATCAACTTTTCGGAAACGACGTTTATCCTGTCTCCTGAGTTGCGGGAGGGAGGCTATGATGTACGGATTTTTACTCCAGCTAAGGAGTTGCCATTTGCTGGACATCCCACGTTGGGAACGGCCTTTGTCCTGCAACAGGCAATTCTGCAGCAACCTGTTGAGCAAATTATGTTGAACCTGAAGGTAGGTCAGATTCCAGTCACTCTCACTTATGACGATCGGGTGGCCGACATATTGTGGATGCAGCAGCAGCCTCCGGAGTTTGGAGCCGTGTTATCGGCAGCAGCGATCGCTCCCGTCCTTTCCCTCGATCTGGATGATATTGATCCTCGCTTCCCTATTCAGGAAGTCTCCACTGGTGTTCCCTTCATCATCGTGCCGCTGCAAACCCTGGCCGCTCTGCAACGCATTAAGGTGAATAGTGAGGAATTGGCTCGTGTGGTTGAACCGCTGCAAGCGAAGGAAATTTTCGTCTTCTGCCCGGAAACCCGCGATCGCGCTAACCAATTCAGCGCCCGCATGTTTGCCCCCCTGCTGGGAATTGCAGAGGATCCAGCAACAGGTAGCGCCAATGGTTGTTTTGCTGGCTATCTGGTGCAACACGCTTACCTCGGAGATGGCCCGGTGAATGTGCAGGTAGAGCAGGGCTATGAAATGGGTCGCCCTTCTTTGTTGCGATTGCAGGCTGAGAGGCGGGCGGGGGCGATCGCCGTGTCAGTCGGCGGCAAAGTCATTCCGGTTGCCAGAGGAGAATTTATGGATGAGTAG
- the glmM gene encoding phosphoglucosamine mutase — MVSSPVKTQESGVLNSSISGVQTAQSDLRDSLVTRLPQKSKGQVTVPSIKSRLEWGTLSLPENRLFGTDGIRGRAGDLLTPALALQLGFWAGQVLQTHATEPGPVVIGQDSRNSSSMLAMALSAGLTAAGLEVWDLGLCPTPGVAHLTSSTGAIGGVMISASHNPPEDNGIKFFGAQGSKLPLEVQEQIEAALRGQMTGLSVVTDKWGQHYQRPELLREYCASLQEPLTTAQGDSTPLKGMRIVLDLAWGAAVKLAPKVFQALGAEVICLHDRPDGDRINVNCGSTHLGLLQDAVMTHRADLGFAFDGDADRVLAVDNQGRAVDGDYILYLWGTVLRQENRLPGQAIVATVMSNLGFERAWEQQGGTLIRAAVGDQYVHAEMLCHGAVLGGEQSGHILCRHFGVSGDGLLTALHLAQLIQQSGLSLADLVNQSFQTYPQKLKNVRVEDRARRLQWQECEPLRSAIAQAEAAMGNQGRVLVRASGTEPLIRVMVEAVTHQLVNQWTEALVKVVEQNLA, encoded by the coding sequence ATGGTTTCATCCCCTGTGAAAACCCAGGAGTCTGGTGTTCTGAATTCGTCTATAAGTGGGGTTCAGACAGCCCAATCGGATTTGCGGGACTCTTTAGTCACACGGCTACCGCAGAAAAGTAAAGGACAGGTAACTGTTCCATCCATCAAATCAAGGTTGGAGTGGGGAACCTTATCCCTCCCAGAAAACCGCTTATTTGGTACCGATGGGATTCGAGGGCGTGCCGGAGATTTGCTGACTCCTGCACTGGCGCTCCAGCTTGGCTTTTGGGCAGGACAGGTATTACAAACTCATGCGACCGAACCAGGGCCTGTGGTGATTGGACAGGATTCTCGCAATTCCAGCAGTATGTTGGCGATGGCTCTGTCGGCTGGACTGACGGCAGCAGGCCTGGAAGTATGGGATCTGGGACTGTGCCCAACTCCCGGGGTTGCCCATCTTACTTCCAGTACAGGGGCGATCGGGGGTGTGATGATTTCTGCCAGCCACAATCCACCCGAAGATAATGGCATTAAGTTTTTTGGTGCTCAAGGCAGTAAGCTCCCTCTAGAGGTTCAGGAGCAGATTGAAGCAGCCCTGCGCGGTCAGATGACTGGACTGTCAGTAGTCACGGACAAATGGGGACAGCATTATCAACGACCAGAATTATTGCGGGAGTACTGCGCCTCCTTACAAGAGCCTTTAACAACCGCTCAGGGAGATTCTACACCGCTTAAAGGAATGCGGATTGTCCTGGATTTAGCCTGGGGGGCGGCAGTAAAACTGGCTCCTAAGGTTTTTCAGGCGCTTGGAGCAGAGGTGATCTGTTTGCACGATCGTCCCGATGGCGATCGCATTAATGTCAACTGTGGCTCCACTCATCTGGGCCTTTTGCAGGATGCTGTGATGACTCACAGGGCAGATTTAGGATTTGCTTTTGATGGCGATGCCGATCGCGTTCTGGCAGTCGATAATCAGGGCCGTGCTGTGGATGGGGACTACATTCTCTACCTGTGGGGCACGGTGCTACGACAAGAAAATCGGCTTCCTGGCCAAGCGATCGTGGCTACCGTGATGTCCAACCTGGGGTTTGAGCGGGCCTGGGAGCAACAGGGAGGCACCCTGATTCGGGCAGCAGTGGGCGATCAGTATGTCCATGCGGAAATGCTGTGTCATGGAGCCGTACTGGGAGGAGAACAATCCGGCCACATCCTCTGCAGACACTTTGGTGTGAGCGGCGATGGTTTGTTAACGGCTCTCCACCTGGCGCAATTAATTCAACAATCGGGGCTATCTCTGGCCGATTTGGTCAATCAAAGCTTCCAGACCTATCCCCAAAAGCTGAAAAATGTGCGTGTGGAAGACCGTGCCCGTCGTCTGCAATGGCAGGAGTGTGAACCCTTGAGAAGTGCGATCGCCCAGGCAGAAGCAGCCATGGGCAATCAGGGACGGGTATTGGTACGAGCATCGGGAACAGAACCCCTGATTCGAGTCATGGTTGAAGCTGTGACCCATCAACTGGTAAATCAGTGGACGGAAGCACTGGTTAAAGTGGTGGAGCAGAATTTGGCTTAG
- a CDS encoding DUF7734 family protein, giving the protein MTPLFRLEQYTFKRPQEVLLVKAEVNGEPDELMVFKGFSSSLMRPTAFDPDIPVLPAHAEIIQIDRAYSPYNPEVPHYIQQGLTWEMMQALLKEVGV; this is encoded by the coding sequence GTGACTCCCCTTTTCCGACTGGAACAGTACACTTTTAAACGCCCTCAAGAAGTGCTGCTAGTCAAGGCTGAGGTAAATGGGGAGCCAGATGAACTGATGGTCTTCAAGGGTTTCTCCAGTTCCCTGATGCGACCCACCGCCTTCGATCCAGATATTCCAGTTCTTCCGGCTCATGCAGAGATTATTCAAATCGATCGCGCCTATAGTCCTTACAACCCCGAGGTACCTCACTACATTCAACAAGGGTTAACGTGGGAAATGATGCAGGCGCTGTTAAAAGAAGTGGGGGTCTAA